Proteins encoded within one genomic window of Spiroplasma endosymbiont of Agriotes lineatus:
- the pyk gene encoding pyruvate kinase, with protein MLFINKRVKTITTIGPASETRELMLRLAQKGANVYRLNFSHSDFEEHGKRIEFVKSIIQQVQRPLSVILDTKGPEIRTHSFKGGEALISKDSKVIIYTNKEIEGTEKEFSINYENLVNDIQVEQKLLVDDGKLQLIVLGINNKDNDKSIICRAVNTHLVKNHRAIIVSEIKLSLPFISDKDRADLIFGCEQKVDYVAASFVHDAKDLQEMRQLLDENGGADIKIITKIESRYAVDNIDEIIANSDGIMVARGDLGVDVPYAEVPLIQKHVIRKCNKAMVPVIVATQMLESMLSNPLPTRAEVSDIYWAVDLGVDTTMLSGETANGEYPEKSIEAMTRVVRKAEIHFWYEGYLERFVKWSTSPFKDFVYQVGKEVLGERIQKQKRIHQVIVLDDSDHQLLTKTLSNARVRSTLIPLVTDERIRNSFGIWYGVYPELVMDINKVINDDSLLNNIARKYGAKTNEQVLIVNGNEMRKLQIK; from the coding sequence ATGCTTTTTATAAATAAAAGAGTAAAAACCATTACTACAATTGGTCCGGCTAGTGAAACTAGAGAATTGATGCTTCGTTTAGCACAAAAGGGAGCAAATGTATATCGTTTAAACTTTTCTCATAGTGATTTTGAAGAACATGGTAAGCGCATTGAATTTGTTAAGTCTATTATTCAGCAAGTACAAAGGCCACTATCAGTAATATTAGATACTAAAGGCCCAGAAATTAGAACTCATTCTTTTAAAGGCGGAGAGGCATTAATAAGTAAAGATAGTAAGGTTATTATTTATACGAATAAAGAAATTGAAGGTACGGAAAAAGAATTTTCAATTAATTATGAAAATCTTGTTAATGATATTCAAGTTGAACAAAAATTATTAGTAGATGATGGTAAATTGCAATTAATTGTTTTAGGGATTAATAATAAAGACAATGATAAGTCGATTATTTGTCGTGCCGTTAATACTCATCTTGTCAAAAATCATCGCGCGATTATTGTTTCGGAAATTAAACTATCATTACCCTTTATTTCTGATAAAGATCGTGCTGATCTTATTTTTGGGTGTGAGCAAAAAGTAGATTATGTAGCTGCTTCTTTTGTACATGATGCTAAAGATTTACAAGAGATGCGTCAATTGTTAGATGAAAATGGCGGTGCTGATATTAAAATCATTACCAAAATTGAATCACGATATGCTGTTGATAATATTGATGAAATTATTGCTAATAGTGATGGTATTATGGTTGCTCGCGGTGATTTAGGTGTTGATGTGCCTTATGCTGAGGTACCTTTAATTCAAAAACATGTTATTCGTAAATGTAATAAAGCAATGGTACCAGTAATTGTTGCTACGCAAATGTTAGAATCAATGTTATCTAATCCTTTACCAACAAGAGCTGAAGTATCAGATATTTATTGAGCTGTTGATTTAGGTGTTGATACAACAATGTTATCAGGCGAAACAGCTAATGGAGAATATCCTGAAAAATCGATTGAGGCAATGACGAGAGTAGTTAGAAAAGCAGAAATTCATTTTTGATATGAAGGTTATTTAGAAAGATTTGTTAAATGATCAACTTCACCTTTTAAAGATTTTGTTTATCAAGTCGGTAAAGAGGTTCTTGGTGAAAGAATTCAAAAACAAAAACGAATTCATCAAGTAATTGTGTTAGATGATAGTGATCATCAATTATTAACTAAAACTTTATCTAATGCTCGTGTTCGGAGTACATTAATTCCGTTAGTTACTGATGAAAGAATTAGAAATAGTTTTGGGATTTGGTATGGTGTTTATCCGGAATTAGTTATGGATATTAATAAGGTAATTAATGATGATAGTTTATTAAACAATATTGCTAGAAAATATGGTGCTAAAACTAATGAACAAGTTTTAATTGTTAATGGTAATGAAATGAGAAAATTACAAATAAAATAA